From Rhodovibrio salinarum DSM 9154:
TGTCGGCCGAGTTCGGATCCTGCGTACGGGCCATGCCGCAGGTGCCGCGCTTGAACGGCTCCTTCGAGAACTCGCCCTTGAGCTTTTGGCCGGACCCGCCGGTCCCGGTGCCCTTGGGGTCGCCGCCCTGGGCCATGAAGCCCTCCATCACCCGGTGGAAGGGCGTGCCGTCGTAGAAGCCCTGACGGACCAGTTCCTTGATCCGCGTGACGTGGCTGGGCGCCAGGTCCGGACGCAGACGGATGGTCACGCGCCCGGCCGGCAGGTCGAAGTACAGGGTGTTCTCGGAATCGTCGGTCATGGCGTTCACGCGTGGCCCAGGGCCTGCTTGAGGTTGGCGTCGACCGCATCGAAGAATTCGGCGGTGGTGAGCCAGGTCTGGTTCTCGCCGACCAGCAAGGCCAGATCCTTGGTCATCTTGCCCTGCTCGACCGTCTCGACGCAGACCTTTTCCAGCGTCTCGGCGAAGGTGACGACCTCCGGCGTCTCGTCCAGCTCGCCACGGAACTTAAGCCCACGGCTCCAGGCGAAGATCGAGGCGATCGGGTTGGTCGAGGTCTCCTTGCCCTGCTGATGCATCCGGTAGTGCCGGGTCACCGTGCCGTGGGCGGCTTCCGCCTCGATCGTCTTGCCGTCGGCGGTCATCAGGACGGAGGTCATCAGGCCGAGCGAGCCGTAGCCCTGCGCCACGGTGTCGGACTGCACATCGCCGTCGTAGTTCTTGCAGGCCCAGATGTAGCCACCGGACCACTTCAGCGAGGCGGCGACCATGTCGTCGATCAGCCGGTGCTCGTAGGTGATGCCCAGACGGTCGAACTCGGCCTTGAACTCGTTGTCGAACACCTCCTGGAAGATGTCCTTGAAGCGGCCGTCGTAGGTCTTGAGGATCGTGTTCTTGGTCGAGAGGTAGACCGGCCAACCGCGCTGCACGCCGAACTGGAAGCAGGCGCGGGCGAAGTCGCGGATCGACTCGTCCAGGTTGTACATGCCCATGGCGATGCCGGGACCCTTGAAGTCCTGCACCTCGTAGGTCACGGGCTCGCCACCGTCCTCGGGCGTGTAGGTCATCGTGACCTTGCCCGGGCCCGGCACCTTGAAGTCGGTTGCGCGGTACTGGTCGCCATGGGCGTGACGGCCGATCACCACCGGCTGCGTCCACCCCGGCACCAGGCGCGGCACGTTCTGGCAGATGATCGGCTCGCGAAACACGGTGCCGCCCAGGATGTTACGGATCGTGCCGTTGGGCGAGCGCCACATCTTCTTCAGCCCGAACTCCTCGACGCGCGCCTCGTCCGGTGTGATCGTGGCGCACTTGACGCCGACGCCATGCTCCTTGATCGCCTTGGCGGCGTCGACCGTGACCTGGTCGTCGGTCTCGTCGCGGTGCGTGACCGACAGGTCGTAGTACTTCAGGTCGATATCGAGGTAGGGGAGGATCAGGCGTTGCTTGATCCAATCCCAGATAATCCGGGTCATTTCGTCGCCGTCGAGTTCGACGACCGGGTTGGCGACCTTGATCTTCGCCATTTCTGCCTCCCCTTGGGCGCGGTCTGAAACGTCGGATGCCGAGGCTGCGTGCGCGTATTCTCGCGCCCCGGCCGGTCTGGTGCGCCGGACAATAAGCAGGCCGCTTGTGCGGTGCAAGAACCGGGCGCGGCACCTGGTCGCGGGGTTGGCGCTTCAGGTCCAGTCTGGCCGGTCGGGTCGGGTCGGCTCCGGATGGTTGGCGATCGCGGCAAACAGCCCGTCGATGTCGGGAACGACCTCGAACAGCTCGACATGATTGGGCCGTAGGAAGCCCATCGCCTGCTGGTGCGCGAACAGGTCGAACAGCGGTTGCCAGAAGCCGTCGTGATCGATCAGGACAACCGGCTTGTCGTGCAGGCCAAGCTGTTTCCAGGTCAGGATCTCGATCGTTTCGTCCAGCGTGCCGATGCCCCCCGGCAGGCTGCAGAATGCGTCTGACCGCTCGAACATCGCCTGCTTGCGCTGGTGCATGTTGTCGACCACGACGAGTTCGCTGTCAGCCTGCTCGCCGACCTCCCGGCTCATCAGATGGTGCGGGATGATCCCGGTCACCGCGCCGCCCGCTTCCACCGCCGCTTCGGCGACCTGACCCATCAGGCCCACCGTGCCACCGCCATAGACCACACCCACGCCACGTTCGGCGCAACGCCGGCCCAGTTCCTGGGCGATCGTGGTGTAAGCCTGCGCGGCTCCCGGGCTGGAGCCGCAGTAGACGCAGAGGGTGTCGAGTTTGGCCATGGACGTTGCGCTTTCGTGGGCTGGCGATGGGAGGCCGGGAATTGCCTGTCTGCCTTGTCCAACAGGGCGGCCATTCGGTCAATCGCATCGACCGTGTATCTGCAGGGCAGGGTGCGCGTTCAGGTCGTGGTTCGGGTTAAAACATTTCGGGAACGTTGCGCATTTCCTTGGCAAAGGCTAACAATGACGGGCGTGTGGGGGCACGCGACTGGGGGATCGAAAGTATGACGGCATGTCCGGACGATTTGTAGCCGGGGCCGGGGGACTTATTCTGGCCGCAGCCATCGGAGTTTTCGTGGCGCAGCGCGCTGGCTGGTTCGATACGCCCGAATTCACGGGCATACTGCCGGATGCCGGGCCGTCTGGCACCTTGGCACCCAAGGATCAGTCCGCTGAGCAGACTCCGCAATCCGAAACGGAGTCGGAGGCGATCTCGCAGCGTGGCACGGCGATGCCGAGCGAGACACCGCCCAAGACGCGGCCATCGCCGGCGCGTCAGCCCGATGCGCCGACATCCACTGCGCCGACATCCACTGCCATAACCGACGGTGGACAGGAGACCGGCCGGGCGACGTCGGCCTCCACCCCCGATCCGCAAGACACCTCCGCGCGAGCCAGCCGGACGGGCGGCAGCCACAGTGCTGCCATGCCCGAGGATAACGACGCTGGCCCGGAAACCGGTCCGACGCCGACCACGCGTCAGCACTCACGCGTGCGCGATGCCGATTCCGGCATGCAGGTGACCGTGCCCGTGCGCGACGAGGAAGCCAGGGCGCCCGACGCCCAGGTCACCCGGGCGGAGCCGCCTCAGGTGCCGAGCTTCGATATCGTGCGCGTCGAGCGCAGCGGCGAGGCCGTGATTGCCGGGCGTGCGGCGCCGGGCAGTCGGGTTACCGTACTGCGAGACGGGCAGACGGTTGCACGATCAGAGGCGAATACGCGTGGCGAGTTCGTCGCCATTCCGCATCGTCCCCTCCCGTCCGGTCAGCTCCAGTTGACCCTGCGCGCTGAGGGGCCGGAGAGCAACGAGACCCGTGAGTCCGAGCGCGTGGTCGTGATCGATATTCCGCGTGGACCCGGCGGCAACGCGTCCGAACGGGCCGGTCAGGGTCGGGAGTCTCCCACGCAGGCGTCCGGCCAACGCGATGGCGACGGCAGTGCGCGCGTCGCTACGCAGCCGTCGCAAGACGGCTTGCAGCGTACCCGCGACCCCTCAACCGCTCAGGCGATGCGCTCCATGGCTGCCACGCCTGATGCTCATGGAGATACGGACAACGGCCCGGGTACGCGCGGCGATGCGCCGATCGCCGTCCTGGTTCCGCGCGCCGGTCCGGGCGCGGTAGAGCTGTTGCAGCGTCCTGCCGGCGAGACCGGTTTGGAAGACCGCCAACTGGTGCTTGATGCCGTGCAGTACACGGTTGATGGCGGCATCACGATCCGTGGCCAAGCTCCGGCGGGGGCATTGGTCGTCGCCTATCTGAACGCCACCGAACTGGCGCGTACACGGGCTTCTGCCGATGGCGACTGGACGATGACGCCGGATGCCGAGGTCTCGCCCGGTTTGCACACCCTGCGCATCGACCAACTGGGGCCAGAGGGTCGAGTCCAGGCCAGCATCTCCACGCCGTTCGCCAACCAGCCGATGGTCGACGAGTTGGAAGAAGACGACAGCATGGTGGTGATCCAGCCGGGCGATAACCTCTGGACGATCGCGCGGCGGATCTATGGTCAGGGTTGGGAATACACGTTGATCTACCGGGCCAACCGCGATCAGATCGGCAACCCGGACCTGATCTATCCTGGCCAGGTGTTCGTCGTGCCGGAAGCGACGGAATGAAGCCCCGTCGGCGGAAACCGGGGTGGTTCAGTTGCGCGCTGGTTTCTGGCGCGGGCGCAGGGCACCCACAGCATCCAGCAAGTCAAGGTAGGGGCGCAACTCGACCAGCAGGACGCCGACGGTCGCCACCACCGTCACTGGGGTGCGGGGACGGGGAACCTGCGCTGTAAAGGTGATGCGGATTCGTCCGTCCGTTTCCAGACTGAAGCTGCCACTGGCCGGTTGGGCCAGCTTCAGGATGTCCTGGGTGGCTTTCCGGCCCGCGATCGTCTCCGCGGAGTAGGGCAGAACGCCGACCACGGCTTTGATCGTGAGCGGCGCATCGAGGTCGCCTGGCAGTTGCGCCTGAAAGGGCACACCGCGGTAGGAGAATTCGAAAGCGACCGGGCAGGTGCTGGGGTATGCGACGGCGACCTCGCCGGCGGGTGACACCGTCAGATGGCCGACTTCGTATTTACCCTCCGGCGGTACATTGAACGTGTTGAAGACGGTCTGTCCGCCTGCCTTCGCGTTCGAAGTCGCGCTGCTGGATGCTGGCGATGTGTCGATGTACTCGTGATCCCGCGCCACTTGATCCACCGCTGGGCCCCTTCATGATCTGGGACAGTCCGTCCCGGACGCCATTCGACGGCAAACGGCTTAAGAACCGGTTACCGGTTGCCTGCGCGCCGGCGAAAGTCGATAGAACTGTCAGAAGGAGCGATACGCGTATGCTGGACGCCTACATGCGTCGGCGGATCGATCCTGCGCTGGATCGCGTCGGTGCGCGGCTTGCCGCCATTGGCGTACGGGCGGACGCGGTGACGTTGGTGGGGTTCGCGGTCGGCCTGCTGGCGGTCCCGCTGGCGGCGATGGGCTGGCACTTGGCAGCTTTGATCGCCCTGCTGGCGAATCGGCTGGCGGACGGGTTGGACGGCGCGGTTGCCCGGCATGACCGCCTGACCGATCTGGGCGGCTATCTGGACATTGTCTGCGACTTCCTGATCTACGCCGGCCTTCCGGTCGGTTTCGCGCTGTTCGATCCAACGGCGAACGCGCTTGCGGCGGCCGTCTTGTTGTTTTCCTTCATGGGCACGGGCAGTTCGTTCCTGACCTACGCGATTATCGCGGCCAAGCGCGGCGAGACGACGGAAATCCGGGGCAGGAAGTCGCTGTATTACCTGGGCGGCCTGACCGAGGGGACGGAGACGTTCGCCTTCCTCGCGGCGATTTGCGTGTTTCCGCAGGCCTTCGTGCCGCTGGCGTACGTCTTCGCGGCGGCCTGCTGGGTCACCACGGTCTCGCGCATCCTGGCGGCCGTCCGGGCGTTTGGCGAGCGGGCGGGAAGCTAGGGAGTATTGCGCGGCGTCGGGCGAGTGGTGACATACAAGCCGACGCAGCTCAGGATCGTGCCAAG
This genomic window contains:
- a CDS encoding NADP-dependent isocitrate dehydrogenase translates to MAKIKVANPVVELDGDEMTRIIWDWIKQRLILPYLDIDLKYYDLSVTHRDETDDQVTVDAAKAIKEHGVGVKCATITPDEARVEEFGLKKMWRSPNGTIRNILGGTVFREPIICQNVPRLVPGWTQPVVIGRHAHGDQYRATDFKVPGPGKVTMTYTPEDGGEPVTYEVQDFKGPGIAMGMYNLDESIRDFARACFQFGVQRGWPVYLSTKNTILKTYDGRFKDIFQEVFDNEFKAEFDRLGITYEHRLIDDMVAASLKWSGGYIWACKNYDGDVQSDTVAQGYGSLGLMTSVLMTADGKTIEAEAAHGTVTRHYRMHQQGKETSTNPIASIFAWSRGLKFRGELDETPEVVTFAETLEKVCVETVEQGKMTKDLALLVGENQTWLTTAEFFDAVDANLKQALGHA
- a CDS encoding TIGR00730 family Rossman fold protein — translated: MAKLDTLCVYCGSSPGAAQAYTTIAQELGRRCAERGVGVVYGGGTVGLMGQVAEAAVEAGGAVTGIIPHHLMSREVGEQADSELVVVDNMHQRKQAMFERSDAFCSLPGGIGTLDETIEILTWKQLGLHDKPVVLIDHDGFWQPLFDLFAHQQAMGFLRPNHVELFEVVPDIDGLFAAIANHPEPTRPDRPDWT
- a CDS encoding CDP-alcohol phosphatidyltransferase family protein — protein: MLDAYMRRRIDPALDRVGARLAAIGVRADAVTLVGFAVGLLAVPLAAMGWHLAALIALLANRLADGLDGAVARHDRLTDLGGYLDIVCDFLIYAGLPVGFALFDPTANALAAAVLLFSFMGTGSSFLTYAIIAAKRGETTEIRGRKSLYYLGGLTEGTETFAFLAAICVFPQAFVPLAYVFAAACWVTTVSRILAAVRAFGERAGS
- a CDS encoding LysM peptidoglycan-binding domain-containing protein, which translates into the protein MAQRAGWFDTPEFTGILPDAGPSGTLAPKDQSAEQTPQSETESEAISQRGTAMPSETPPKTRPSPARQPDAPTSTAPTSTAITDGGQETGRATSASTPDPQDTSARASRTGGSHSAAMPEDNDAGPETGPTPTTRQHSRVRDADSGMQVTVPVRDEEARAPDAQVTRAEPPQVPSFDIVRVERSGEAVIAGRAAPGSRVTVLRDGQTVARSEANTRGEFVAIPHRPLPSGQLQLTLRAEGPESNETRESERVVVIDIPRGPGGNASERAGQGRESPTQASGQRDGDGSARVATQPSQDGLQRTRDPSTAQAMRSMAATPDAHGDTDNGPGTRGDAPIAVLVPRAGPGAVELLQRPAGETGLEDRQLVLDAVQYTVDGGITIRGQAPAGALVVAYLNATELARTRASADGDWTMTPDAEVSPGLHTLRIDQLGPEGRVQASISTPFANQPMVDELEEDDSMVVIQPGDNLWTIARRIYGQGWEYTLIYRANRDQIGNPDLIYPGQVFVVPEATE
- a CDS encoding peptidylprolyl isomerase: MTDDSENTLYFDLPAGRVTIRLRPDLAPSHVTRIKELVRQGFYDGTPFHRVMEGFMAQGGDPKGTGTGGSGQKLKGEFSKEPFKRGTCGMARTQDPNSADSQFFICLADCDFLTGSYTVWGEVLDGMDAVDALKKAPAGRQSGAVDDPDHLQKATVAADA